The Arachis ipaensis cultivar K30076 chromosome B05, Araip1.1, whole genome shotgun sequence nucleotide sequence tggaggttctcgatcatactggaataggattcaccctccttttgcgtctgtcactacgcccagtactcgcgagtttgaagatcgtcacagccatcccttcccagatcctactcggaataccacagacaaggtttagactttccagatctcaggaatggccatccatgggttctaacttataccacgaggattctaatatctcggactcggtcccctgtattagatatccaagagatattcattctagcttgtttgcatgtagaacggaagtgtttgtcaggcacgcgttcataagtgagaatgatgatgagtgtcacataatcatcatattcatcatgttcttgggtgcgaatggatatcttagaagcggaataagttgaattgaatagaaaaactgtagtactttgcattaaatcatgaggaatagcagagctccacaccttaatctatggagtgcagaaactctaccgttgaaaatacataagtgatgaaggtccaggcatggccgaatggccagcccccaaacgtgatcaatatgatccaaaaaTGGTTCAAAAGATCATAAGatctctaaatacaatagtaaaaagtcctatttatactaaactagctactagggtttacagaagtaagtaattgatgcataaatccactttcggggcccacttggtgtgtgcttgggctgagcttgaagtttacacttgcagaggcttcttctggagttgaacgccaagttgtaacatgtttttggcgttcaactttggttcgtgacgtgtttctggcgtttaactccagactgcagcatagaactggcgttcaacgcccttttgaatcgtctaaactcagccaaagtatggactattatatattgctagaaagccctggatgtctactttccaacgcaattggaagcgcgccattttgagttcagtagctccagaaaatccactttgagtgcagggaggtcagaatccaacagcatcagcagtccttcttcaacctctgaatctgatttttgctcaagtccttcaatttcagccagaaaatacctgaaatcacagaaaaaaacacaaacttatagtaaagtctataaatgtgaatttaacataaaaactaataaaaacatccctaaaagtaactagatcctactaaaaataatgccaaaaagcgtataaattatccgctcatcatacttCTTGATGAAATTCATGTTGTACCCGTCACAACCTAGTGCCTTAGATGACTCGCAATCCCACACAGCCTCTTTGATCTCCTCAGCCGATGGAAGCACCTCCAGCTTTTCAGAATCCTCCTGATCTATTCTGCTCACCAAACCATCCCTGAATCCCACCATCGGATAATGCTCCTGGTGATATAAATCCTTGTAGAACTCTCTGATAGCAATATTTATTCTAGCTTGATTCCTTACAAGTCTGCCGTTAATTACCAGTGTATTAATCCTATTATTTCACCTTCTAGCTGAAGCTATATTGTGGAAGTATCTTGTATTTTTGTCCATATCCTTTGCTTGCCTAGATCGAGACATTTGTTTTCAGTGTACTTCTTTTCTCACGTACCACCTCTCACAACAAGTAACTAACGCCTTTCTTCTAGCCTCCATTGTTCCATCATACACTCCATTGCTAACCATATCATCGATCTTCTTAATCTCTTCCTCAAACACCTTAAGCTTCTTGTCTATGTCACCAAAATTGGCCTTATGCCATCTCCCCAATGGAATCGTCAGAGCCTTCAATTTTTCTGTAAACTGTATATCCCCCAGTCCTCGCCACTCCTCCTTAACCATTCTGAGAAAGCCTTCATGTGTAAACCAGGAGTCTAGGCTTCGGAACGGCCTTGGACCTCCCTTGATCTTTTTGTCTTCCACTATTATAGGACAATGATCTGGCAAACCCCTTTGTCCACCTCGTAACTGAGACTCGGGAAACTCCTCTATCCACTCCAGGATGACTAGAGCTCTATCTATACGACTACACGAACGTCCCCGAAACCAAGTGAACTTGTGATCAGTCAACGGCAAATCTACTAAGTGCATATCTTGTATCCAATCCTTGAATTCTTCCGCAGACCGAGGTAGGACAGTCGTACATTGTCTTTCCTCCACATGTACTATTTCATTAAAGTCTCCCATGTAACAACAAGGAACCTGACATAATCCAGCCATGTACCTCAGCTCCTCCCACACATGAATCTTTTCATCCCTATTGTGTGCACCATAAACCAAGAAAAAGGCACAATTGAAGCTACTTTTTATTAGAACTCCTTCAACACACAACCACCTCTCCCCCTTATAGCAGTTATTCATTTTAAACACTAAATCATCCCATATTATTAGAAGACCACCTGCTGCACCATTAGAACCTATATATTCCCAACCCGCACCATGTTGCCCCCATATGCTTGCCACGTCAATTCTCGTCACTACCTGTCTTTTCATCTCAATCAAACCCAACATATCTAATCTATATTTATTCTTTAGGTCCTTTACCATTCTAATCTTTCCATCACCCCGTAACCTCCTAATATTCCAAAAACTAAAAatcattaattattttttgacACACTTGTTTTTATGTTTGGGTCTGCACCGTCTCAATTTTGCCTTCTACTTCGGCATTTTCTTTTTGCGAGCTATTTCTTCGTTCTGCGCTTGAAGTATTGCCATAATGTCATCGTCCTCATTGTAAAGCATAGCACCCGACTCTTTAGCCAACTCCCAAGTCCTTTTGTTCTCCATTATCTGCTCCTCCAATTTTGAGCACTGAGTGTCACTGTCATCCGCAGTATTCACATCTTCCTCGTGCCCAGGTCCCTCATGCCTAAGATCATTCCCTCCGCTACAATCATTATCATGCCCAAGTCCTTTACTTTGCCCATGACCCTGAACTCCAATTGATTCTAGTGGTAGCTGGTCTCCAATTGTGTCACAAGTCTCTGTAATCACACCTCTCCCTTGAACGCGGCCCCCCTCTAGAGTCACGCCTCTCTCCTCCAAAAGCTTATTGGAATCAGAGTCAGCAGCCTTACCGGCTCCCCTCCCCTGCAGTTTTGCCCCACCATCAGCCCTGATAATGCTTCTGGCTTCCTGCAGGTCTGCCCCGCCCTCAACGCCACATCCACGCTCGTCGACAGCAGTCACAACTGGCTCAATCTCGCCAGTTCTGATGCAGTCATCCCCACCTCGACGCAACCTATTCCTCAAGTCTGCTGGTCGCCGACTTCTTCCATGGGCAGCTCTTGCACGAGCTCCGACATCACTGTCAAAGAAGCCCTCACGATCATGGCTGCTGCCGTCCCTTTCGCCCGCAGCAGTGAGGGTCTTCCGCAATGCCCAACCCGAACTCCCCAATCCAGGCCCAGGTGATGCGGCGCTGTCTTCAGTGGATGTTGGGCCCAGCAAGTCCTTAGTCCTTTCCTCATTATTTTTGTTGTGGCTGGCCCAACCCTTAAGGATGCaattagttttttgtttttcttttgtggaCTCCCCTTCCAGCCCATTAAATACACATGTAATTGTTCTCTCAGACTTTGACTCAGAATCTGTAACGGTCCCTCCCCCAAAATCAGTCAAACCTTTATTATCATCATTAACTGCCTGATTTGTTACAATTCTCATGCGGTTGTGATAATTGCTGCCATTAATTGATTCGTTCAAAATTTGATCAGAAATTACTAATTTACccttgtcttcttcctcttgccgTGTTACCATCATCAACAGCTCTTCGTTGTGACCACTTTCATGCGATGACTTTGCTTGATGTTTCTGCCATAGATCCACTCCTTGACGTGTTTGACCGTGGTTCCATTTCTCACCATTTATTATCCCTTCATCACCACATTTTCCCTTACACTGTAGATTACACGCCTCATGTCCAACCTCCTTCACGAAAATACCAAAACCCCCAGTCCCAATTGTGATATGCATCCATTCCTGAATTACGTCCATTACGCACGTATCAATCTGTACACGACCTACAGTGAAAGAGTTGCATAATTCCGTCTCTCTATCACACCCAACTACTTCACCCCATTGGCCTCCTACCGTTTTGAAAGTGTCAACAGACCATGCGTGCAGTGGTACTCCATAGCATTCGAGCCACACTCTACGTGTTTCGCTATACTCCGACTCCTCCCACCTCCATACTCTGTGGAATACCTATAGGAGGCTATTCATGTTCAAGGTGTATGTTTCTTCAGCATACATAGCACTATCAAAAGTGAGAAGAGCTTTGTATGCTCCCATTTCCCGAATCTAGACGACATTAGGTATGTTCTTCGCAACCACTTCCTTCAATGAACCAAGATTAATAGGTTTCGTCATCCCCCTACAAGACTTCTTTGCAGCCATTCTAAATGTTCTTCCACCACTGCTAACATATCACAATTAAAAATCAATGAATTCATAtttatttgaaacaaaataaaaaaaaatcctaaaaaaaaaagagaagaataaCTCATACATGGATGCCACATATAAATTAACATACACAtgcaaatataaaaatattttttaaaaagatataacaGTGATTGGAGTAGTAACAAAAAGATTAACAATTTAAAATATCCAAATATACCCAAATATACAACTATCtcaatcaaaaaaataaatattataaaaccacacaaaaaaaaaacaaattatacATAGTTTGTATTAAAAATAAGCACAGGAAAGATTATTTACtttaactttttcaaaaagttCTTCATAAAAGAGAATAAATTAATCATAATTAGACAAAAAACTCAATGTATTGTACtgcaaaatatataaattaaacaaTTATATATAAACAACATTCAAATACAATTCAAGTGGTGTACAATTACaaagtaaataataaaataattaaatctaaacaatATTCAAATACAATTAAAGTGGTGTATAGTTATGTAAATTAAAGTCTTAATTTTATTTAGTAATATTTAAGAcacaagataaataaaaaaatagtgatCATACTTTAATAACTAcaactaattttaatataatacGAAGCACCACTCCCAGAACCCATGAAAGAAAACATGATTTGGTAAGCTTGACTACTTCTTGTCTTCTTGCATACAACTAGAAATTTCACATATGAAAAAGATTCCCAATAATAAATCAATACTCAACGCAAAATTGAATCAACCAACCGAAAAAATAAGGATACTAATATTTCCGAATTAACATTAGAATATACTAATATAGTATTGAAAGTGTTCAATGCATAAATTTAGTTTTGATTGGAAAACTTAGTTTTAACTCTTTGCAATAAAAGCTAACCtattttagttgaaaaaaatcCGAATTGAAGCATAATACAAAAACGGATCAGCATCCAATATATCCTCCATTCTgaataatttaaacaaaaaacTATAATTTGAacctgaaagaaaaataaaaaattatattttataatttcaaaCACTCCCTTAATCAAATCTACAAATACACAGTTATctcaataaaaagataaatactttaaaattacataagaaaCACTCACAAATCCATAGAGAGGAATGGGAAAAAAAAgtttcaattaatatttttacaactaacagattttaaaattttttctactAATGAATCACAATTAATAAATAAATCTGAATAGCATCCAAGTAAAATTCAAGTAGTGTACAATTATATAAATAAGGATGGTTGGTTACTAAATTTACAACAGGAGTGATTTCTATACAAATAAAATCTGGTTACTAaattacaatatatataattttaaaaaatacaaaaaaggtATAAAACTAAATCTGATTCTCAATTCCTTTCCGTACAAACTTCAGAAAAATTAAAATGTTCATGACACTCATCAAATCAACGCTtaagaagataaaaataaaaaattcagagagaaaaaagaagaaaataaaaaatagtaaaaaatacaTCAAGACTTttcaaaatacaaattaaaaaactAACACCTGAAATTACACATTATAAATGCATTGACTTGTTTGTAAGAAATGACATGTGAATCTTAATAATTAATAGTTATTAAATTGCTTACTTGTTAATAAAATTTTCATGAAGATCCATCTTTAATTTGATACTAAATgcaaagataagatagaaataaaTAATCATTCACTGagaaacattttaaaaaataaataaagaaataaagaaaaagaaaacaaaacaaaataatagaaaacaaaaaacccAATAAAGCAACTGTCCTAATGAGACTAAACTTTTTAAAGCAGCTCATTAGAGAGGATTAGAACTAAATGTATACTTTTACttatcattaaaaaataaatattataaaaccATACGAAAGAGAACAAATTAAacataatttatataaaaataagcaagaaaaaatattatttacctTAACTTCTTTGTAGAACTTCTTCTCCCAAGCCAAGAGCTGCTCAAACATGGAAGAAGGGACGATTGACTGAGAAAGTCACCAAGTTCTAGGTAGTGCAATGCATCTCTTCATCCATGAGAAAGTGCACACAAATCAATTAAAACAAAATCACATAGAAACATTTTATGCAATTCAAGAGACTAAATCATTTTTAAACTGATTTTAACACAGAATTCTTACAGTTTGCTCATTTAGATTAATAGTACACTGAGATTAAATGTAATTAAGCAATTGTTGTATGAATCAatcaattaatattattttaaaaataaatgccaaaaaaaaaaaaggattttccATAAAAATAAAATGTAAGGATTGACCTCATATAATATACGAAACTGTCTATTTATAGCATAAACGtaatcatatttttcattttgctaTTGACTTATGGCATAGAATTTG carries:
- the LOC107640826 gene encoding uncharacterized protein LOC107640826; protein product: MVKDLKNKYRLDMLGLIEMKRQVVTRIDVASIWGQHGAGWEYIGSNGAAGGLLIIWDDLVFKMNNCYKGERWLCVEGVLIKSSFNCAFFLVYGAHNRDEKIHVWEELRYMAGLCQVPCCYMGDFNEIVHVEERQCTTVLPRSAEEFKDWIQDMHLVDLPLTDHKFTWFRGRSCSRIDRALVILEWIEEFPESQLRGGQRGLPDHCPIIVEDKKIKGGPRPFRSLDSWFTHEGFLRMVKEEWRGLGDIQFTEKLKALTIPLGRWHKANFGDIDKKLKVFEEEIKKIDDMVSNGVYDGTMEARRKALVRNQARINIAIREFYKDLYHQEHYPMVGFRDGLVSRIDQEDSEKLEVLPSAEEIKEAVWDCESSKALGCDGYNMNFIKKNGRISPLTVGGDRIELSHLQFADDIILFCPPEEETIKNYKRLLRCFELMSGLSINFDKSSLIPVNCDEQWVQRMCSLLGCKGDTLPVKYLGISLGANPRLVKTWKPIIDKVEEKLSLWKAKVLNKAGKLVLIKSALNSLSVYYLSLFKMPKAVAEKLISLQRRFLWSKEDDSNGMALVRWEVVQAPKKLGGLGIGDAMIRNTALLFKWWWRFAKEECLL